A stretch of Cheilinus undulatus linkage group 20, ASM1832078v1, whole genome shotgun sequence DNA encodes these proteins:
- the tnrc6b gene encoding trinucleotide repeat-containing gene 6B protein isoform X1 has protein sequence MEDKKRKKDEKRKREASQKVTEQKNKVPDLSKPVSTQSPATQSSSASPSPGPTPSASPSPATLGPGSAANPSQGGNNAKRLAVANGQPTSNTISSSTAGGPSAAGNSSTSSGGGAQAPQQQPRYMPREVPPRFRCQQDHKVLLKRGQPPLSSMLLGGGGGDGPNANMAAVSDSGAAASSLALTSSSVAASTTTSNYANSMWGTSSGSQASSQGREKVIVDGNDLEEWPSIGGSDGAGASFTGTGGGSSNNGMPVNSISASGNQSSPTSSFSLPNECMQSSNGVAWGMAASQGHLGGGNAVAGPLLQQPSSLSKASTVPGSHDASGPVDGSSGVTGANFNPNANPSAWPALVQQDGPAAAGEGGSSSFHHQGPGGSLSANSSASLGLGLGGGAVGVLGGHPPLSVNQSSPHQRQLHQMQSRDREIGGGKWDSESAGPKNVGGEGIGGGMDRGVGGEMSVGDHNLVSSWRGQPSYPSTNSKTGASRTDGWEGGGSGAGGFGAAEGDNGTSGWGFPNSTSGVNAWGSAGTGGNGSQTSGVSQGGWGSSGVDRGVTSGDWGSNSTGIGGANPGGEGIGGACSSNSSSSGGSTAGNPPAASSSSSTTTTMTRAWDNQKGEGETGEWGGGVEGQGAQGGSSSSGGNSRCGSSSSQSRSRRPAPNAEAALQNLLSRSDLDPRVLSNTGWGQTQIRQNTAWEIEEHGQSKGGSSSATSKQPSSLGGSSQYPGTRTQITESMGPGVGPSLVPSAGSSGEGWESSSNSSSSGASLSGRAPPSSGPNMRNLGVSQSGPVTTTGPGMGSGVIQGHSQQGKTAGWGGGGMGAGDSQESKGWGNEEWRDSGRGGNGDGWGDLGQKGDSMSGGWGGSQEEKGTGGWKEMGGNGGGWGSGQKVGAGRDWGEQQSKSNSGGGWEDERNNGGNSGGDSGGGGWGSWDDGTPRRTWGAGGTGGGGSGGGGLGVVGSMGSKPNQGWSGGNKMHQMPNSQQGSITGPQAQLQQQQSQPRNQHPQRQQTMDQGAMQGGGGRKPISQAQNQNQSSGWTSGPIPGGSGGSGSEPSGWEEPSPQSISRKNEIDDGTSAWGDPTHYNYKPVNLWDKNSATAGQQPHGQALTQQQQQQQQQQQQASPIQQQPSRQAAGLGGSRDFNSGHGPTKTSSVGPSGWGGTSPTSPTVDNGTAAWGKPTDAPTGWGDPDDAGAKTTGWGNPSPNPIKSGSKSMQDGWGDKESSVAASRHSSWEDEEEGGGMWNSTGSQGSSSSWGQGSNGGWGQGQGGKKPSSKGQLKAGGDSWMSPINRQFSNMGLLNDDPSGSNMDLAPGSLQEKKIDVDKRGMMNDYNGDLRKGGRGGGAMAYRQPGSKEAVPGDPGSYYDKTLPLTNQDWCLGEEGPYSLYSPPTVYKPHSLFNHTVPFRQGSHSIFGGGGGMAPSRHQPSVPPLNQSPGIRAQVPHQFLSPQVPGSVLKQMPPPSGSVGGVGSVGGVAGLGGGVFPPQLSPQHIAMLSSIYPPHIQFQLACQLLLQQQQQQQPQQQPQQLLQNQRKFTPNVRQQADPQQLARIMAVLQQQRQQQVGGLGGSSKLSPSHHGGGGPKLPGADPLPHPGLAGSMADLHQKNLGPYSGFGSGVNLPGLDLGGSVVGGPGGMKDPGGQKSRFKWMMEGHSSPDASSPENAFHKNGPVTPMKMPGGSPYSQYDMMVGDGLSDNWHRTPGNKMGNKPTTTPSWPPEFQPGVPWKGIDRVDPESDPYMTPGSIMGNAVSPNLNDTEHQLLQDNTDSTPPLNTLLPSPGAWPYSASDSPLNAHNSAKYTDYKTSWPPEPIGHKSWKASRGSSQTQLSRPPPGLANQKQPSPSPWSGGAPRLAGRSWGGSSSTTGSTWSDGSSRESCWLVLSNLTPQIDGSTLRTICMQHGPLLTFHLGLTQGTALIRYSSKQEAAKAQSALHMCVLGNTTILAEFVSEEDVARYIAHSQAGGAGSTGTTAATAGSGPAATSAVGTSGNGGSCERVGAGGSAVGGAGAGVEGGSTATAAGSGGAGHSSSGWQSLDSTGSSADQPATQGSGLGIFAQWSSNGAGVGGTGGVEAGRQGLWGGMGGMSGAGYPGSSLWGSPALEDCHQMGSPASLLPGDLLGGGADSI, from the exons ATGGAAgacaagaaaaggaagaaagacGAGAAAAGGAAAAGGGAAGCCTCTCAGAAG gtcacagaacaaaaaaacaaag TGCCAGACTTGTCTAAGCCAGTGTCTACCCAGTCTCCTGCCACTCAGAGCAGCTCTGCCTCCCCCAGCCCTGGACCCACCCCCTCTGCCTCTCCATCCCCAGCCACCTTGGGCCCTGGCAGTGCTGCCAACCCGTCTCAGGGTGGCAACAATGCCAAGCGCCTGGCGGTGGCCAACGGACAACCCACCTCCAACACCATTTCTTCTTCCACCGCTGGCGGCCCcagtgctgctggaaacagcAGTACTAGTAGCGGAGGCGGTGCCCAGGCGCCTCAGCAGCAACCGCGCTACATGCCGAGAGAAGTGCCGCCACGATTCCGCTGCCAGCAGGACCATAAAGTGCTACTGAAGAGGGGTCAGCCGCCACTGTCCTCCATGCTgctgggaggaggaggaggggatggCCCCAATGCAAACATGGCTGCTGTCTCAG ATTCAGGTGCAGCTGCCTCCTCATTGGCCCTCACCTCATCATCAGTTGCTGCTTCTACTACTACTTCTAATTATGCAAATTCCATGTGGGGGACGAGCTCAGGCAGCCAGGCCTCCTCTCAGGGCAGGGAGAAGGTAATTGTCGATGGCAACGACCTGGAGGAGTGGCCTAGCATTGGTGGAAGTGATGGGGCAGGAGCTTCTTTCACTGGGACTGGAGGGGGCAGCAGCAACAACGGAATGCCTGTGAACAGCATTAGTGCCTCTGGCAACCAATCCTCACCCACTTCCTCGTTCTCTTTGCCCAATGAATGTATGCAGTCGTCCAATGGCGTTGCGTGGGGGATGGCTGCCTCCCAGGGTCATCTTGGAGGAGGGAATGCAGTAGCTGGGCCTCTGCTACAACAGCCCTCTTCACTTTCCAAAGCCTCCACTGTGCCAGGAAGCCATGATGCCAGTGGCCCCGTCGATGGCAGCAGTGGTGTTACAGGTGCCAATTTCAATCCAAATGCCAACCCTTCGGCCTGGCCTGCCCTGGTGCAGCAGGATGGGCCTGCTGCTGCAGGAGAAGGAGGTTCGTCTTCCTTCCATCACCAGGGCCCTGGAGGGTCTTTGTCTGCCAACAGCTCTGCTTCCCTGGGCCTTGGGCTGGGAGGCGGGGCAGTAGGGGTGCTGGGGGGTCACCCACCTTTATCTGTGAATCAATCAAGCCCCCATCAGCGCCAACTTCACCAAATGCAatccagagacagagagattgGAGGGGGGAAATGGGACAGTGAATCAGCGGGACCAAAAAATGTAGGGGGGGAAGGTATTGGGGGAGGAATGGACCGTGGTGTAGGAGGTGAGATGAGTGTGGGAGACCACAACCTTGTCTCCTCTTGGAGAGGCCAGCCTTCTTACCCTTCAACTAACTCCAAAACGGGTGCCTCAAGGACTGATGGTTGGGAGGGTGGAGGAAGTGGTGCAGGGGGCTTCGGAGCTGCTGAAGGAGATAATGGGACCTCTGGTTGGGGGTTTCCAAATTCCACTAGTGGGGTTAATGCATGGGGCAGTGCTGGAACTGGGGGAAACGGTAGTCAAACCTCCGGGGTATCTCAGGGAGGGTGGGGGTCATCAGGAGTGGACAGAGGTGTTACAAGTGGTGATTGGGGTAGCAACTCCACTGGTATTGGTGGAGCGAATCCTGGAGGCGAGGGAATTGGTGGAGCTTGCAGCAGTAACAGCAGCAGTAGTGGGGGCAGCACAGCAGGCAACCCCCCTGctgcctcctcttcttcctcaacCACCACTACTATGACCAGAGCCTGGGACAATCAGAAGGGAGAGGGTGAAACAGGGGAATGGGGTGGGGGAGTGGAGGGACAGGGAGCACAGGGAGGATCTTCATCCAGCGGGGGAAATTCCAGATGCGGAAGCAGCAGCAGTCAAAGTCGTTCACGCCGCCCAGCACCTAACGCTGAAGCTGCCTTACAGAACCTGCTCAGTCGGTCTGATCTGGACCCTCGGGTTTTGTCCAACACAGGCTGGGGCCAAACACAGATCCGTCAAAACACAGCCTGGGAAATTGAAGAACATGGGCAGAGTAAAGGTGGATCATCATCAGCTACATCGAAACAACCATCTTCTCTTGGTGGTTCTTCTCAGTATCCTGGAACCAGGACCCAAATCACTGAATCTATGGGTCCAGGGGTAGGTCCTTCCCTGGTTCCCTCTGCTGGGTCCTCAGGAGAAGGCTGGGAGAGCAGCAGCAACAGTAGCAGTAGTGGGGCCTCTTTGTCTGGGAGAGCCCCGCCATCTTCAGGTCCCAACATGAGGAATCTTGGCGTCTCACAATCTGGGCCAGTGACCACAACAGGACCTGGTATGGGGTCTGGGGTTATTCAAGGACACAGCCAGCAGGGGAAAACTgcaggctggggtggaggagggatgggGGCAGGAGACAGCCAGGAGTCTAAAGGTTGGGGTAATGAGGAATGGAGAGACAGTGGTAGAGGAGGAAATGGAGATGGATGGGGTGATCTTGGCCAAAAAGGTGACTCAATGAGCGGTGGCTGGGGAGGAAGTCAGGAAGAGAAAGGGACAGGGGGCTGGAAAGAAATGGGAGGGAATGGAGGAGGGTGGGGATCAGGACAGAAGGTAGGGGCAGGTAGGGACTGGGGAGAGCAACAGTCCAAATCAAATAGTGGAGGTGGATGGGAGGATGAGCGAAACAATGGAGGAAACTCAGGTGGGGATTCAGGTGGGGGTGGTTGGGGAAGTTGGGATGATGGCACTCCCCGGAGAACCTGGGGAGCAGGGGGCACAGGGGGAGGAGGTAGTGGTGGAGGGGGGTTGGGTGTTGTTGGGAGCATGGGATCCAAGCCCAATcaaggctggagtggaggaaaCAAAATGCACCAGATGCCAAACAGCCAGCAGGGCTCTATCACAGGCCCGCAGGCACAACTGCAACAGCAACAATCACAGCCCCGCAATCAGCATCCACAGCGACAGCAAACGATGGACCAAGGGGCTATGCAAGGGGGTGGCGGGAGGAAACCAATCTCTCAAGCCCAGAATCAGAACCAAAGCTCAGGCTGGACCTCGGGGCCTATCCCTGGGGGTTCTGGAGGAAGTGGATCTGAACCAAGTGGATGGGAGGAACCTTCGCCGCAGTCTATAAGCAGAAAGAACGAGATAGACGATGGAACATCAGCATGGGGAGACCCAACCCATTACAACTACAAGCCGGTCAACCTGTGGGACAAGAATAGTGCCACTGCTGGCCAGCAGCCTCATGGCCAGGCTCTgacacaacaacagcaacaacaacaacaacaacaacagcaggcaTCTCCAATACAGCAACAGCCTAGCAGGCAGGCTGCAGGGCTTGGAGGGAGTAGAGACTTCAACAGTGGCCATGGACCTACAAAAACTTCATCTGTTG GTCCTTCAGGTTGGGGCGGTACTTCACCAACTAGTCCTACAGTGGACAATGGCACGGCAGCTTGGGGAAAGCCTACTGACGCCCCCACAGGCTGGGGAGATCCTGACGACGCTGGAGCGAAGACTACAGGATGGGGAAACCCTTCTCCCAACCCCATCAAATCTG GTTCGAAGTCTATGCAAGATGGCTGGGGTGACAAAGAGAGCTCTGTTGCTGCCTCGCGTCACTCAAGTTgggaagatgaggaggagggaggtggCATGTGGAATAGCACTGGCTCCCAGGGAAGCAGCTCGTCTTGGGGACAGGGAAGCAATGGGGGCTGGGGACAGGGTCAGGGTGGGAAGAAGCCCAGCAGCAAG GGTCAACTGAAAGCTGGCGGAGACTCATGGATGAGCCCCATCAACAGACAGTTCTCTAACATGGGACTACTg AATGATGATCCCAGTGGCTCAAACATGGATCTGGCCCCGGGTTCTCTTCAGGAGAAGAAGATTGATGTGGATAAAAGAGGAATGATGAACGATTACAATGGAGATTTAAGGAAAGgcggaagaggaggaggagcaatGGCTTATCGTCAACCTGGTTCCAAAGAGGCAGTACCTGGGGATCCTGGCTCCTACTATGACAAG ACCTTGCCTTTGACCAATCAAGATTGGTGCCTTGGGGAGGAGGGTCCATACTCTCTGTACTCACCACCCACTGTCTACAAGCCCCATTCCCTCTTCAACCACACTGTTCCCTTTAGACAA GGCAGCCACAGTATCTTTGGCGGTGGAGGAGGGATGGCTCCGTCAAGACACCAGCCAAGTGTCCCACCCCTAAACCAGTCCCCAGGGATACGAGCGCAAGTGCCTCATCAGTTCCTGTCACCTCAG GTGCCAGGCTCTGTGCTGAAGCAGATGCCCCCTCCAAGCGGGAGTGTAGGGGGTGTCGGCAGTGTGGGAGGGGTGGCAGGACTGGGGGGAGGTGTGTTCCCTCCGCAGCTGTCCCCCCAGCATATTGCCATGCTCAGCAGCATCTACCCACCTCACATCCAGTTTCAGCTG GCTTGtcagctcctcctccagcagcaacagcagcagcagccacagcagcagccacagCAGCTCTTGCAAAACCAGAGAAAGTTCACACCCAATGTGCGGCAGCAGGCTGACCCTCAGCAG CTGGCCAGGATCATGGCAGTGCTCCAGcagcagaggcagcagcagGTTGGGGGTTTAGGTGGCAGCTCCAAACTCTCCCCCTCCCACCATGGTGGAGGGGGTCCTAAACTGCCTGGGGCTGATCCCCTGCCCCATCCAGGCCTGGCAGGATCTATGGCTGACCTGCACCAGAAAAATCTTGGACCCTACTCTG GTTTTGGTTCTGGAGTTAACCTCCCTGGTCTGGACCTGGGCGGCTCTGTGGTAGGGGGACCTGGGGGCATGAAAGACCCAGGGGGTCAGAAGTCCAGATTCAAATGGATGATGGAGGGGCACTCTTCTCCTGATGCCTCATCACCAGAGAACGCATTCCACAAAAATG GTCCTGTCACCCCTATGAAGATGCCCGGGGGCTCGCCCTACTCTCAGTATGACATGATGGTGGGAGATGGGCTCAGTGACAACTGGCATCGTACTCCAGGCAACAAGATGGGTAACAAGCCCACCACCACGCCCAGCTGGCCCCCTG aGTTCCAGCCTGGCGTGCCCTGGAAGGGAATCGACCGTGTCGACCCTGAATCTGACCCTTACATGACTCCAGGGAGCATAATGGGAAACGCAGTGTCCCCAAACCTCAATGATACTGAGCACCAGTTGTTACAAGATAATACTG ATTCCACCCCTCCCCTCAACACCTTGCTGCCTTCACCTGGTGCCTGGCCCTACAGTGCCTCAGACAGTCCCCTAAACGCACACAACTCAG CAAAGTACACTGACTACAAGACCAGCTGGCCCCCAGAGCCCATTGGACACAAGTCCTGGAAAGCCAGCCGTGGCAGCAGCCAGACCCAGCTGTCCCGCCCACCTCCAGGACTAGCCAATCAAAAGCAGCCATCGCCTTCCCCCTGGTCTGGAGGAGCCCCACGACTGGCTGGCAGGAGCTGGGGTGGTAGCTCGAGCACCACAG GCTCAACCTGGAGTGACGGCAGCTCTCGGGAAAGCTGCTGGTTGGTGCTCAGCAACCTCACACCACAG ATTGATGGCTCCACTCTGAGGACTATCTGCATGCAGCATGGCCCTCTGCTGACCTTCCACCTTGGCCTGACCCAGGGCACTGCTCTGATTCGCTACAGCTCCAAACAGGAGGCAGCCAAGGCCCAGAGCGCACTTCACAT GTGTGTTCTGGGTAACACCACCATCTTGGCCGAGTTTGTGAGTGAGGAGGATGTGGCTCGCTACATTGCACATTCCCAGGCAGGAGGAGCAGGGAGTACTGGAACTACAGCCGCCACTGCAGGCTCCGGGCCCGCGGCCACCTCCGCTGTAGGAACCAGCGGTAACGGAGGGAGCTGCGAGAGAGTCGGAGCAGGAGGCAGCGCTGTGGGAGGAGCAGGAGCGGGAGTGGAAGGAGGCTCCACAGCCACAGCAGCAGGAAGTGGAGGAGCCGGGCATTCAAGCTCTGGGTGGCAGAGTCTGGACAGCACAGGCAGCTCAGCGGACCAGCCTGCCACCCAGGGGTCCGGGCTGGGCATCTTCGCCCAGTGGAGCAGCAACGGGGCCGGGGTGGGCGGGACCGGAGGTGTAGAAGCAGGAAGGCAGGGTTTGTGGGGGGGCATGGGAGGGATGAGCGGGGCGGGATACCCCGGCAGTAGTCTCTGGGGTTCCCCAGCACTTGAGGATTGTCACCAGATGGGCAGCCCTGCCTCACTGCTGCCAGGAGACCTGCTTGGAGGGGGCGCCGACTCGATCTGA